A section of the Spirosoma oryzicola genome encodes:
- a CDS encoding ParA family protein, translated as MAKLISVCTQKGGVGKTTLTMLLATYYHTTVGKPVTVIDADFPQHSFDATRRSELASIQNDEEIQSLYVTLYPEMNRELYKVYKGSLEELAMFLTDLKGRGEDELVFIDMPGTMNVKGFDRVASQLDYVILPMEADKMSFTAGLQTLDLFDRFREAKGADYQLFMLWNKYKKSENPSLMQGIENIVRERGNVQILEQRVSDSVTWKRERSTLFPSEKVKNLVGELNLLLNITQPVG; from the coding sequence ATGGCAAAACTGATTTCCGTGTGTACCCAGAAGGGGGGTGTCGGTAAAACGACACTGACTATGCTGTTGGCCACCTACTACCATACCACCGTAGGGAAACCGGTAACGGTAATTGATGCTGACTTCCCTCAGCACTCTTTTGATGCAACGCGCCGATCTGAATTGGCAAGCATCCAGAACGACGAGGAGATTCAAAGTCTATATGTAACGCTGTACCCGGAGATGAACCGTGAGTTGTATAAGGTCTACAAGGGTTCACTCGAAGAGTTGGCTATGTTCCTGACCGACCTTAAGGGTAGGGGGGAAGATGAACTGGTCTTCATCGATATGCCTGGTACCATGAACGTCAAAGGTTTCGACCGGGTAGCATCGCAGTTGGATTACGTGATACTACCAATGGAAGCAGATAAAATGAGCTTCACAGCCGGACTGCAAACGTTGGACCTCTTCGACCGCTTCCGGGAAGCAAAGGGAGCCGACTACCAGTTGTTCATGCTCTGGAACAAATACAAGAAATCAGAAAATCCGAGCTTGATGCAGGGCATAGAAAACATTGTGCGGGAACGAGGGAATGTGCAGATACTTGAACAGCGGGTAAGTGACTCAGTTACCTGGAAACGGGAACGTTCCACGCTGTTTCCAAGCGAAAAGGTTAAAAACCTGGTGGGCGAATTAAATCTGTTACTCAACATCACTCAACCAGTAGGATAA
- a CDS encoding DUF3408 domain-containing protein produces the protein MAKNKKTLDDASLRAMANLATASSDLSKLQENYGWNADESAQVEQQPEVTATEVSAAPVQPLVNEPVIKSPVVPTGEESIQSQTEVLNKVPKEPATSGKKVDKYTNTYLQPIKGFERPTKVAYISKRSHSYIAFLQRYADLTGSKVSMQEIMENIFRQHFSDNKAEIEMMRTTVQQKEAELHE, from the coding sequence ATGGCTAAAAATAAGAAAACCTTAGACGACGCATCCCTTCGGGCGATGGCTAACCTGGCAACGGCTTCATCTGACCTCAGCAAGCTACAGGAGAATTATGGGTGGAATGCGGATGAATCAGCGCAAGTCGAACAGCAACCGGAAGTGACCGCAACGGAGGTGTCTGCAGCACCAGTACAACCGTTGGTGAATGAACCAGTTATTAAATCACCGGTAGTCCCAACAGGGGAGGAGTCAATCCAATCACAAACTGAGGTTTTAAACAAAGTACCAAAGGAGCCAGCAACGTCAGGTAAAAAGGTTGATAAGTACACAAACACGTACCTGCAACCTATTAAAGGATTTGAGCGACCCACAAAGGTGGCATACATATCTAAACGCTCACATTCATATATCGCATTTCTACAGCGATATGCTGACCTGACTGGCAGCAAGGTATCCATGCAGGAAATCATGGAGAATATATTCCGACAGCACTTTAGCGACAATAAGGCTGAGATAGAGATGATGCGGACAACAGTACAACAAAAAGAAGCCGAACTACACGAATGA
- a CDS encoding DUF4134 family protein, with amino-acid sequence MKAILCSLGIVGLLLLSQQILAQDELKQAVEGATTQITNAKAGAIRLGQAAAAIVGIVGAIAVYSKWSNGESDVRKASASWLGGLLFIAIAFMILESI; translated from the coding sequence ATGAAGGCAATTTTGTGCAGTTTGGGTATTGTAGGGCTGCTTCTACTGAGTCAACAGATTCTCGCCCAAGATGAATTAAAACAGGCAGTTGAGGGCGCGACGACGCAAATAACGAACGCTAAAGCGGGAGCTATCCGACTTGGACAAGCAGCTGCAGCGATAGTGGGAATTGTGGGAGCCATTGCGGTATACAGTAAATGGTCAAATGGAGAGAGTGACGTACGGAAGGCCAGTGCTTCCTGGTTGGGTGGCTTGCTGTTCATAGCCATTGCATTTATGATTTTAGAGTCCATTTAA
- a CDS encoding DUF4134 domain-containing protein: MQNRLNQSKGSNAAQLIALIVAGILVAHIAPGQGLSTQGLSTAATQVKGAFTVVTNLMYAVCAIIGIVGAISVYSKWSNGDPDTRKAAASWFGALIFAGLVVVTLSAVFGA, translated from the coding sequence ATGCAAAATCGCCTTAACCAATCGAAGGGTTCTAACGCGGCCCAACTCATCGCGTTAATCGTGGCAGGCATATTGGTAGCTCATATCGCACCGGGCCAAGGATTAAGTACACAAGGGTTAAGTACAGCAGCAACTCAAGTAAAAGGTGCCTTCACGGTAGTAACCAATTTGATGTACGCTGTATGTGCCATAATTGGGATTGTTGGTGCCATTTCTGTGTATAGCAAGTGGTCAAACGGAGATCCTGATACGCGGAAAGCAGCAGCATCCTGGTTTGGTGCGCTAATTTTTGCGGGTTTGGTCGTAGTGACGCTGTCGGCCGTTTTCGGAGCCTAG
- a CDS encoding DUF4133 domain-containing protein yields the protein MFRVNKGVDRPPQVLGIRGMNFLLVLGGAAVGLLAVSTFIMIVTGWSGMICYGTYLVGLIVLYGQLVRISRVHGERGMARTQGRGRQPKLIMVRSSGVYKQLRHEPKK from the coding sequence ATGTTTCGAGTCAACAAAGGAGTGGATAGGCCCCCTCAGGTGTTAGGTATCAGAGGAATGAATTTCCTGCTGGTCTTAGGAGGAGCAGCTGTTGGACTGCTGGCTGTAAGTACGTTCATTATGATTGTCACAGGATGGTCAGGAATGATCTGTTATGGGACATACCTGGTTGGACTAATTGTTCTCTATGGACAACTGGTACGGATTTCCAGAGTGCATGGGGAACGGGGAATGGCCCGTACACAAGGACGGGGCAGACAGCCTAAATTGATCATGGTTAGAAGTTCGGGGGTATATAAACAACTGAGGCATGAACCTAAAAAGTAA
- a CDS encoding TraG family conjugative transposon ATPase, which produces MNLKSKAIHDVFPIRAIEQDCLISVHGDLTVCFAVSLPEIFTLNASFDGVGEGRIEQGDYITLCNVWTKALGVLPSYTILHKQDWFVEENYQTSGEGAGSTQRTFLDRASDRHFNERPYLHHECYLYLTKTHQERRDVSAVKTSLARGRLVPKEVGDKHKVEEFFNSVEQFTSILESSRLIGLRRLRSAELAGTSEKAGLLERYMSLSLRDEVVTLADLEMDEELRVGGKYAKFYTISDIDDLPEWVHTNNRVEALSTERSNVSVSYAAPISLMLPCNHIYNQYIFIEDKQAAFPKLEQRATQMRSLANFGKDNEVNAMLLNQYLSYAVETGFTPVRSHFNIQVWTEDRSRLPVLRNLVSSAIAKLGVRPRENTKDALGLFWAGIPGNAADLPSEDKYWSFVPQSVCLLNQETNYYDSVSHYGVKLVERMSGKPLLVDLSDHPMNKGWVTNRNKFILGPSGSGKSFFTNHALRSFHVQGSHAVIVDVGHSYRGLCDMLGGLYLTYSEEEPINFNPFFIENRLLPDVEKKEAIKVLLQTLWKRSDERQTMSEYTALSDAVTQYFESCLPNNPDTFPCFNSFYEFMQSDFPRYLEEHKVQIGYFDYDNFIYVLRPFYKGGEYEELLNSRANLDLLNIPFIVFELDNIKDHPILFPVVTIIIMDTFISKMRKLNGVRKIILIEEAWKAIMKDGMAEYIKYLYKTVRKFFGEAWIVTQEVDDIIGNKIVKDSIINNADTKILLDQRKYRNKFSHVKDLLALTDKEKDLCLSLNRDLDPKRKYKEVFISWGGQESKVYGVEVSTEEYLAYSTEQTEKIRLEEKVASYGGNYDLALRDYADEVKTGTLVSR; this is translated from the coding sequence ATGAACCTAAAAAGTAAAGCTATTCATGATGTGTTTCCCATAAGAGCCATTGAGCAGGATTGCCTCATATCGGTTCACGGCGATTTGACCGTTTGTTTCGCCGTTAGCTTACCAGAAATATTTACCCTGAATGCAAGTTTCGATGGGGTAGGGGAGGGGCGCATTGAGCAGGGAGATTACATCACTCTGTGCAACGTATGGACAAAAGCGTTAGGTGTACTACCAAGCTATACGATCCTGCACAAACAGGATTGGTTCGTAGAAGAAAACTATCAAACTTCAGGCGAAGGAGCAGGCTCAACGCAACGCACATTCCTTGATCGGGCCAGTGATCGCCATTTCAATGAGCGTCCTTACCTCCATCACGAGTGCTACCTGTATTTAACCAAAACCCATCAAGAAAGACGGGACGTGAGTGCGGTTAAAACATCGCTGGCGCGTGGTCGACTGGTACCAAAGGAAGTAGGGGATAAGCACAAAGTTGAGGAGTTCTTTAACAGCGTTGAACAGTTCACTTCGATTCTGGAAAGTAGCCGGTTAATTGGCCTGCGTCGGCTCCGATCAGCCGAATTGGCCGGTACGAGCGAAAAAGCGGGCTTGTTAGAGCGATATATGAGTTTATCGCTCCGCGATGAGGTAGTAACGCTGGCGGATTTAGAGATGGATGAGGAGTTACGGGTTGGGGGGAAATATGCCAAATTCTACACAATCTCGGATATTGACGATCTGCCCGAGTGGGTGCACACCAATAACCGGGTTGAGGCACTCTCCACAGAACGGTCGAATGTGTCGGTAAGTTATGCAGCTCCGATTTCGCTGATGCTTCCGTGTAATCACATCTATAACCAGTACATCTTCATCGAAGATAAGCAGGCGGCATTCCCTAAATTAGAGCAACGGGCCACACAAATGCGATCGCTGGCCAACTTTGGTAAGGATAATGAAGTAAACGCCATGCTGCTGAACCAGTATCTCAGCTATGCAGTCGAGACAGGTTTTACGCCGGTACGTTCGCATTTCAACATTCAGGTCTGGACCGAAGACAGGAGCCGCTTACCCGTTCTGCGCAATCTGGTTTCCTCAGCTATCGCCAAGCTAGGCGTCCGGCCTCGTGAAAACACGAAAGACGCATTAGGGTTGTTCTGGGCAGGCATACCCGGTAACGCGGCCGATCTGCCCAGTGAAGACAAATACTGGTCATTTGTACCGCAATCAGTATGCCTCCTCAATCAGGAAACAAACTACTATGATTCTGTCTCGCACTACGGCGTGAAACTGGTTGAGCGGATGAGCGGAAAGCCGTTACTGGTCGACTTATCCGATCACCCGATGAACAAAGGGTGGGTGACTAACCGGAACAAGTTCATACTGGGTCCATCGGGCAGCGGCAAATCGTTCTTTACCAACCATGCACTGCGGAGTTTTCACGTTCAGGGTAGCCATGCCGTCATTGTTGATGTTGGCCACTCTTATCGCGGCCTATGCGACATGCTGGGTGGTCTGTATCTTACTTATTCAGAAGAAGAACCGATCAACTTTAATCCGTTCTTTATCGAAAACCGCCTGCTCCCCGACGTCGAGAAGAAAGAAGCCATCAAGGTACTGCTACAGACGCTCTGGAAACGAAGTGACGAGCGCCAAACGATGTCAGAATACACCGCGCTTTCGGATGCAGTAACGCAATATTTTGAAAGTTGCCTGCCCAATAATCCGGACACTTTCCCCTGTTTTAACTCGTTTTACGAGTTTATGCAGTCAGATTTCCCTCGGTACCTGGAGGAACACAAAGTACAAATCGGCTATTTCGATTATGATAACTTCATCTATGTACTGCGGCCCTTTTACAAGGGTGGCGAATACGAGGAGCTACTCAATAGCCGGGCTAATCTGGATCTGTTGAACATACCATTTATCGTCTTCGAGTTGGATAACATCAAGGATCACCCGATCCTGTTCCCAGTGGTGACCATAATCATCATGGACACCTTCATTTCGAAAATGAGAAAGCTGAATGGGGTTCGGAAGATCATTCTCATTGAAGAGGCTTGGAAAGCCATCATGAAAGATGGGATGGCCGAGTACATCAAATACCTCTACAAAACGGTACGTAAGTTTTTCGGGGAAGCCTGGATCGTAACGCAGGAAGTAGACGACATTATTGGTAATAAGATCGTTAAAGACTCGATCATCAACAATGCCGACACCAAAATACTGCTCGACCAGCGCAAGTACCGCAACAAGTTTTCCCACGTAAAGGATTTGCTGGCCCTAACAGATAAGGAGAAAGATCTTTGTCTGTCATTGAACCGGGACCTCGACCCAAAGCGGAAATATAAAGAGGTCTTTATCTCCTGGGGAGGACAAGAATCAAAAGTATATGGCGTCGAAGTATCGACCGAGGAGTACCTGGCCTATTCAACTGAGCAAACCGAAAAAATACGGCTCGAAGAAAAGGTGGCATCCTACGGCGGTAATTACGACTTAGCCCTGCGCGACTACGCCGACGAAGTGAAGACCGGCACCCTCGTTAGTCGCTAA